GAAAACGGCGTTAATGGGATATTAGCTGCAGGAACAACTGGTGAATCAGCTACAATATCTCACGATGAGCACAGAAAGCTGTTAGATATTTTAATTGATGAAGCTGATGGTAAAGTTACGACTATCGCCGGTGCGGGTAGTAATTCATCCAAGGAAGCTCTTGGGCTTGTTAAACATGCTGAAGATATAGGTGCAGATGGAGCACTGGTTATAACACCTTATTACAATAAACCGCAGCAAAATGGCCTTTATGAGCATTATAAATTACTTTCAGAATCTACAAATATTCCTATAATAGTTTACAATGTACCTTCAAGAACAGGTACAGATATAGACGTTGAAACTATAGGAAAAGTTGCAGAACTTGACAACATTGCTGCTATTAAAGAAGCAAACCCTGACCTGGATAAAGTATCTCAAATAATTAAAAAAATTGATGAAATAGGTAAAACTGATAAATTCGCAGTTCTATCTGGAAATGATGATCTTACACTTCCTATGATAGCTTTGGGTGCAAAAGGAGTGATAAGTGTTGTTGCAAATGTTGATCCAGCGCGTATGAGCCAGCTGGTTAATTATGCATTGGAAGGGGACTTTGAATCTGCATCTGAATCCCATTACGAACTTTATGATCTCATGAAAGTTCTATTCATTGAGACAAACCCAGTCCCAGCAAAAACAGCTTTAAGTATGATGGGAAGGCCAGCAGGTAATGTAAGGATGCCTCTTGCACCTCTTAATGAGGAAAACAAGGCTAAATTAAAAGAAGTGCTTAAAAACCTTGATTTAATTTAAATTATTATTTTTTAGCACATCCGTTAAAAACTATTATTTAATTTAATTTTTTATAATTACTCAAAAATTCCCTCAAAAACTATGTTTTTCGGGTTTTTTTATAATTTTTATAGGGAAGTTGGTAAAAATCAAAGATATTATGCCTGAAATAGAAAATTTTAGGTCGAAATCAATGATTTTCTGAATCAAAATATTAAATATTGGAGAGATTGATAAAATGATTGGAGTGGCTGTAACAGGCGCAAGCGGAAGAATGGGTTCTAAAATAATTAGGACCATACTTGAACAGGATGATATGAAAGTTGTAGCAGCAATAGAAGCACCAAATACTCCTTTTGAGGGAAAGGATGTGGGTGAAGTAATCAGCGTGGGAACCCTAGGTGTTCCTGTAAACGGCGCTGAAAAACTTGCTGAAGTTCTAACTGAAAAGAAGCCAGATGTGCTTGTTGATTTTACTATAGCAAATGCAGCCGTAGGTACAATCAAAACTTCCGCAGAATGTGGCGTTAATGTAGTTGTAGGTACAACTGGATTTTCAGACGAGCAAATGGAAGAAATGAAAAATGCTATAGAAAAAAATAATATTAAGGCAGTTATCGCTCCAAATATGGCAGTGGGTGTGAATGTATTCTTTAAAATCATTGCAGACCTTGCTAAAATCTTAAAAGATGATTATGATGTGGAGATAATAGAAGCTCACCACAAGCATAAAGCTGATGCACCATCTGGAACTGCAGTTAAAGCATATGAAGTTCTGGCAGAGGCACTTGGAAGAGATACGAATGAATGCGGCGTCTACGGCAGGCAGGGAATGGTAGGTGCACGTACTCCTGAAGAGATCGGAATACATGCTGTCCGTGGTGGAGATATCGTTGGAGACCACACTGTACTTTTTGCAGGTGAAGGAGAAAGAATTGAAATTGTCCACAGAGCACACAGCAGGCAGGCATTTGTATCTGGAGTAATTAAAGCAGTAAGATATGTTGTTGGTGCTTCGAAGAAAATAAGTGATATGGGAGATGTTCTCGGTATAAAATAAAAAAATAATTTGCTTATTTTATATGATATTTTTATTTTTTTATAGGGGGATATATGCTTTTTAAGAAACGTGAACCAGTAACTGAATTTGTTCCAACTTTCTTA
This genomic window from Methanobacterium veterum contains:
- the dapA gene encoding 4-hydroxy-tetrahydrodipicolinate synthase; translated protein: MKFEGTTVAMVTPYTKNDEIDEEGIRENINYLIENGVNGILAAGTTGESATISHDEHRKLLDILIDEADGKVTTIAGAGSNSSKEALGLVKHAEDIGADGALVITPYYNKPQQNGLYEHYKLLSESTNIPIIVYNVPSRTGTDIDVETIGKVAELDNIAAIKEANPDLDKVSQIIKKIDEIGKTDKFAVLSGNDDLTLPMIALGAKGVISVVANVDPARMSQLVNYALEGDFESASESHYELYDLMKVLFIETNPVPAKTALSMMGRPAGNVRMPLAPLNEENKAKLKEVLKNLDLI
- the dapB gene encoding 4-hydroxy-tetrahydrodipicolinate reductase; its protein translation is MIGVAVTGASGRMGSKIIRTILEQDDMKVVAAIEAPNTPFEGKDVGEVISVGTLGVPVNGAEKLAEVLTEKKPDVLVDFTIANAAVGTIKTSAECGVNVVVGTTGFSDEQMEEMKNAIEKNNIKAVIAPNMAVGVNVFFKIIADLAKILKDDYDVEIIEAHHKHKADAPSGTAVKAYEVLAEALGRDTNECGVYGRQGMVGARTPEEIGIHAVRGGDIVGDHTVLFAGEGERIEIVHRAHSRQAFVSGVIKAVRYVVGASKKISDMGDVLGIK